The following coding sequences lie in one Paenibacillus durus ATCC 35681 genomic window:
- a CDS encoding abortive infection system toxin AbiGii family protein, with translation MFASFNNAFKRKDHDIKVPKEIISYLSEQLPENFQYTRASHGAVILMPQDITDMNIAIKIKYPNEEIKTSADLLEYLYRTQQEVPIQGEEIIINGIEFKVSDLIKFPLSTQNLLNSEFILSPEPFQPPFAIQIEGGGIAKEIIVQRKPLADMNKSLFESVDAGAFTISYIINEKESSLKLTFNINLEKAKTIKEIIESLILFDAGQKGKIKLFGNELPAAPPEVTDKGINETIKFWEKVIELEKRLGVTFSPNIPVSFEDARWFEKLYRSFIKERPYKEYIKLSNFTVTDVEMFEKVKDKERSELSISFINEFKLVLMGTELSLYEAAAFFNMAIKDTIPKDDKSNKFDVFVEPFNSEGIYQSTKLFDNLASAQDYQSSFRELQKAELLNF, from the coding sequence ATGTTTGCAAGTTTCAATAATGCCTTTAAAAGAAAGGATCATGACATTAAAGTACCTAAAGAAATTATTTCTTATTTAAGTGAGCAGTTGCCTGAAAATTTTCAATATACTCGAGCCAGTCATGGTGCAGTGATATTAATGCCACAAGACATAACTGATATGAATATTGCTATCAAAATTAAGTATCCAAACGAAGAAATAAAAACTTCTGCTGATCTTTTGGAATACTTATATCGAACTCAGCAAGAAGTTCCAATTCAAGGAGAAGAAATTATTATTAATGGTATAGAGTTTAAAGTATCGGATTTAATAAAATTCCCATTAAGCACGCAAAATTTATTAAATTCTGAATTCATACTATCACCTGAACCATTTCAACCGCCTTTTGCTATTCAGATTGAAGGGGGCGGGATAGCTAAAGAAATTATTGTACAGAGGAAACCTTTGGCTGATATGAACAAAAGTTTATTTGAGAGTGTAGATGCTGGTGCATTTACGATTTCATATATTATAAATGAAAAAGAGAGCAGCTTAAAATTAACCTTTAACATCAATTTAGAAAAGGCTAAGACTATTAAGGAAATTATTGAAAGCTTAATTTTATTCGATGCTGGTCAAAAGGGAAAAATAAAACTATTTGGAAATGAGTTACCAGCAGCACCTCCAGAAGTTACAGACAAAGGAATTAATGAGACAATTAAATTTTGGGAAAAAGTAATTGAACTTGAAAAACGTCTAGGAGTAACTTTCAGTCCAAATATCCCGGTTTCATTTGAAGATGCTCGTTGGTTTGAGAAGTTATATAGATCTTTTATTAAAGAAAGACCTTATAAAGAGTATATAAAATTATCAAATTTTACAGTTACTGATGTTGAGATGTTTGAAAAAGTAAAGGATAAGGAAAGAAGCGAATTATCTATATCTTTCATCAATGAATTCAAATTGGTTCTTATGGGAACTGAACTTTCACTTTATGAAGCAGCAGCTTTCTTTAATATGGCGATAAAAGACACTATACCAAAAGATGATAAATCAAATAAATTTGATGTATTTGTTGAACCTTTTAATAGTGAAGGAATATATCAATCTACAAAACTATTTGATAATCTCGCTAGTGCTCAAGACTATCAATCTTCGTTTAGAGAACTCCAGAAGGCTGAATTATTGAATTTTTAA
- a CDS encoding DUF4280 domain-containing protein: MAQIQDSGQQDGRYVVRGTPIQCSCGSAKDVLNLPFSHHVYVGDAPILKVTDCIVSKNIMSFGSCSSSKNPAAKEEVKEQKWIFFSETKVIDKAATGMLACTPRIEGAQPHWIQLQEKVLINKEPALLDCATLICSNGGIITIEKK, from the coding sequence ATGGCGCAAATTCAAGACTCGGGTCAACAAGATGGGAGGTATGTCGTCAGAGGAACACCCATTCAGTGTTCTTGCGGGAGTGCTAAGGATGTCCTGAACTTGCCGTTCAGTCATCACGTGTATGTAGGCGATGCTCCCATCTTGAAGGTCACGGACTGTATCGTCAGTAAAAACATTATGTCATTCGGATCCTGTAGCAGCTCAAAGAATCCAGCAGCAAAAGAAGAGGTCAAGGAACAAAAATGGATTTTCTTTTCGGAAACGAAAGTGATTGATAAAGCCGCGACTGGAATGCTGGCCTGTACTCCTCGTATTGAGGGAGCGCAGCCACACTGGATTCAGCTTCAGGAAAAAGTGCTCATCAATAAAGAACCTGCTTTACTAGACTGTGCAACCTTGATCTGTAGCAACGGCGGCATCATTACCATTGAAAAAAAGTAA
- a CDS encoding abortive infection system antitoxin AbiGi family protein encodes MNTTNTEKSIIYHLEKPIDTQTQEVYLPPKQSANVLFNFMTKLDYLKTILKKSAMIPRYYEEDISYLNIDGLPKIAFPMKCFCDIHMNKLIPHMKFYGSYGIGIDKEWGILQGIQPLQYINKASYLAKDFSSIFSYARKLIEVGENNNYENYNDYLLSSLLFMKPISGTMYRNAKYETKNFHDEKEWRFIPDFRPVLTELPLLIPQEQLIPQTINLYSEGLSRNPDLWLKIEYDYIKYIIVENENDRDDLISFTMSDIEADNSEKLNLISKILVFDKLKEDW; translated from the coding sequence TTGAATACGACGAATACTGAAAAGTCAATAATATATCATTTGGAAAAACCCATAGATACTCAAACCCAAGAGGTTTATTTACCACCGAAACAAAGTGCGAATGTACTCTTTAATTTTATGACCAAATTAGACTATCTAAAAACTATACTTAAGAAAAGTGCTATGATTCCTCGATATTATGAGGAGGATATTAGTTATCTAAATATTGATGGCTTACCTAAAATAGCCTTTCCAATGAAGTGCTTTTGTGACATACACATGAATAAATTGATACCTCACATGAAATTTTACGGTTCTTATGGTATTGGTATTGATAAGGAGTGGGGAATTCTACAAGGAATCCAACCCTTACAGTATATAAATAAAGCTTCCTATCTTGCAAAAGATTTCTCATCTATTTTTAGCTATGCTAGAAAATTAATCGAAGTAGGAGAAAATAATAATTACGAAAATTATAATGATTATCTTTTGAGCAGTTTATTGTTCATGAAGCCAATAAGTGGAACAATGTATAGGAATGCTAAATATGAAACAAAAAATTTTCATGATGAGAAAGAATGGAGATTTATACCTGATTTTAGGCCTGTTTTAACTGAATTGCCTCTTCTAATTCCTCAAGAGCAGCTTATTCCGCAAACAATAAACTTATATTCTGAAGGACTTAGCCGCAACCCCGATCTTTGGTTAAAAATAGAATATGATTATATTAAGTATATAATCGTTGAGAATGAAAATGACCGAGATGACTTAATTTCTTTTACTATGAGCGATATTGAGGCAGATAATTCTGAAAAATTGAATTTAATCTCGAAAATTTTAGTTTTTGATAAATTGAAGGAGGATTGGTAG
- a CDS encoding contractile injection system protein, VgrG/Pvc8 family — protein sequence MSTFELTLASQEIKLVWPYELETVTSFQVIRQLNEHARIRFTAVISDAYPEKYIETVNSQDSIQAFQISGSRDTPIFSGIVSNITIHVVRDTYVAEVEGISHTFDLDIRRSSRSYQNRSSTYDHIIRQVIAPYPGSDYIDMAHGSQTVGEFLMQYEETDWQFIQRLASHTGAVLVPDVTLPRPAFWFGIPELDPVMELDATSYRTSRNRHMDKIYEVESKQLLPLGQLVRFNDQQMVVAGSVIELDKGIVRKHYTLTSPTGRHQPKRYNSLLTGLSLDGRVIAVHRKMVQIHLDIDAEEPPESTSWFPYSGEGNNAWYSMPKAGGRVQLYFPDPNENHAFATSSTRGSGETMQSHPKMSNPNVKSFVNDSGKTMELAERNISFTTGPVSIIMDEQGVKLDSPAKIVVKPSEELSLGLPLPDTESAPTPLITVKAGKSLSFMQAGFTGLEIEDLHKMLSNKTYIEGTSTETVAYPLIVSEGQHQAQQAAQKLEQYKLSEERKSKGALNMIGGLMNTIVGAVTVAAGVAAVGVGVALGWTGVGLVLAGAGAVAIAAGAYTAASGVADIAEGAQDYYYGSKGDTKSHASNFVRDTLFKGNEEAYRMSVDIAMITGGLAAEFVAPYLVLSSVLGTGRMMNRMNSSQKPQTSQRGGASVSSGGTGQDKRFTGAGMKDYDKVAEAEYESIRNLKMNDIEDVARNTGLSVDEIRTMKKHLFFGKHEIPQPGGLEFKLERFAPDDEIAFAWKTAQKRDLSAEQKEWFKQLAEHELTERKLMAEGQKYRTRESWNGEKGTFDGYPPGAHENAPSQPNTSFPGYEEYYFKNMFK from the coding sequence ATGAGCACCTTTGAACTCACCTTGGCCAGTCAGGAGATCAAGCTGGTCTGGCCGTACGAACTGGAAACCGTAACTTCATTTCAAGTCATTCGGCAGTTGAATGAGCATGCGCGTATCCGATTTACTGCTGTTATCTCTGATGCATATCCTGAGAAGTACATTGAAACCGTTAATTCTCAAGACTCGATACAAGCGTTTCAGATAAGCGGATCACGGGATACCCCCATTTTTAGCGGCATAGTGTCGAACATAACCATTCATGTCGTGAGAGATACATATGTAGCGGAAGTGGAAGGGATCTCCCACACCTTTGACCTGGATATCCGGCGCAGCTCTCGCAGTTATCAAAATCGAAGTTCTACGTATGACCATATCATCCGTCAGGTAATTGCTCCGTATCCCGGAAGCGATTATATTGATATGGCGCATGGGAGTCAGACCGTAGGAGAGTTTCTGATGCAATACGAGGAAACCGACTGGCAATTTATTCAGCGCTTGGCCTCTCATACTGGAGCTGTACTTGTGCCTGATGTGACCTTACCCCGGCCAGCTTTCTGGTTCGGTATACCTGAACTGGACCCTGTGATGGAACTGGATGCGACCTCTTACAGGACAAGCAGGAACCGCCATATGGATAAGATCTATGAGGTAGAGAGTAAACAACTGTTGCCGCTAGGCCAGCTTGTCCGGTTCAATGACCAGCAGATGGTGGTTGCCGGATCGGTCATTGAACTGGATAAAGGAATCGTGCGTAAGCATTATACGCTGACCTCACCGACAGGACGGCACCAACCCAAACGATATAATTCGTTGTTAACCGGGTTATCTCTGGACGGAAGGGTCATCGCCGTACACCGAAAAATGGTCCAGATCCACCTGGATATTGATGCAGAAGAACCGCCGGAAAGCACCAGTTGGTTTCCCTATTCGGGGGAAGGAAATAATGCCTGGTACAGCATGCCGAAGGCCGGAGGAAGAGTCCAACTCTATTTTCCCGACCCCAATGAAAATCATGCCTTTGCTACCAGTTCCACACGGGGTTCCGGAGAAACGATGCAAAGTCATCCCAAGATGAGTAATCCGAATGTAAAATCGTTTGTAAACGACAGCGGCAAAACGATGGAACTGGCGGAACGGAACATCTCTTTCACGACAGGACCTGTGTCTATTATAATGGACGAACAGGGTGTGAAATTGGATAGCCCGGCTAAAATTGTGGTGAAACCCAGTGAAGAGTTGTCGTTAGGGCTTCCCTTGCCTGATACGGAGTCTGCCCCCACTCCCCTCATTACCGTGAAGGCGGGGAAAAGCCTGAGCTTCATGCAAGCAGGCTTTACAGGTCTGGAAATTGAAGACCTTCATAAAATGCTGTCCAACAAAACCTATATCGAAGGAACGTCCACCGAAACGGTCGCCTATCCCCTAATCGTTTCCGAAGGTCAGCATCAGGCACAGCAAGCGGCGCAAAAGCTGGAGCAATATAAGCTGAGCGAAGAACGGAAATCCAAAGGCGCACTGAATATGATCGGCGGCCTGATGAATACCATCGTCGGTGCGGTTACCGTTGCAGCGGGAGTGGCTGCAGTCGGAGTAGGTGTTGCTTTGGGCTGGACAGGTGTGGGGCTCGTACTTGCCGGAGCGGGAGCAGTGGCTATCGCCGCAGGAGCGTATACGGCAGCATCGGGAGTAGCCGACATAGCGGAGGGTGCGCAAGACTATTATTATGGAAGCAAGGGAGACACGAAATCCCATGCCTCTAACTTTGTAAGAGATACGCTGTTTAAAGGAAACGAAGAAGCCTACCGGATGTCCGTGGATATTGCCATGATCACCGGCGGGCTAGCCGCAGAATTTGTGGCCCCCTACTTGGTATTGTCGTCCGTCCTGGGTACAGGCAGGATGATGAATCGCATGAATAGTAGTCAAAAACCGCAAACTTCACAAAGAGGTGGGGCAAGTGTATCTTCTGGGGGGACGGGACAAGATAAAAGGTTTACTGGTGCGGGCATGAAGGATTATGATAAAGTGGCAGAAGCAGAATATGAATCAATAAGGAACTTGAAGATGAATGACATTGAGGACGTGGCTCGTAATACAGGTCTCAGTGTTGACGAAATAAGAACTATGAAAAAACATTTATTCTTTGGTAAGCATGAAATACCTCAACCCGGAGGATTAGAATTTAAGCTTGAACGTTTTGCACCTGACGACGAGATAGCTTTTGCTTGGAAAACAGCCCAAAAGAGAGATCTATCTGCTGAACAAAAAGAATGGTTCAAGCAACTGGCTGAACACGAGCTAACAGAACGGAAATTAATGGCAGAAGGTCAAAAATATCGTACTCGCGAATCATGGAATGGTGAAAAAGGGACATTTGACGGTTATCCACCTGGTGCTCATGAGAACGCACCATCCCAACCAAATACGTCCTTTCCAGGATATGAAGAATACTATTTCAAAAATATGTTTAAATAA
- a CDS encoding pentapeptide repeat-containing protein, with translation MTRKKEAWVHFKEHVAAPLIAEHVQKLHHYYVQHRDELGEELLEAFRPLWSEIASAQLHGDKGAIGYVICSMLRTSIHLGTYTNRLDAYDGSWFLDTTPCSSLYDTRWVFHHLEKCVSAMHARRPEYQGAVHPQQIEQLALQSASLYHRYVFHLFRKVMPRLIQQEEFIRLRKEEHFEIRVGEYLDISETVYVQEPLPTEKKTVRRWMEQKKERDYVYRSISSADCSQGCYTGMDFRYTHFTKVDFSRSDMGASLWMGIRFEQCNLEAATVRGSILYDAVFSRCNLRGVDFSETLGNQHTWDERLCQFYGIEGVDFSGSDLSRACFRDAGLEGANFIGAQLDGTDFTGAALKGAMFSASAAEYGNWNEQQRKEIEWVSDEPSTS, from the coding sequence ATGACGAGAAAAAAGGAAGCTTGGGTCCATTTTAAAGAACATGTAGCCGCCCCTCTCATAGCAGAGCATGTGCAAAAGCTGCATCATTATTATGTGCAACACCGGGATGAACTGGGAGAAGAACTGCTGGAAGCGTTCAGGCCGCTGTGGAGTGAGATTGCGTCAGCACAACTTCACGGTGACAAAGGCGCCATCGGTTATGTCATTTGCTCCATGCTGCGCACTTCCATACATCTTGGCACGTACACGAATCGTTTGGATGCCTATGACGGCTCCTGGTTTTTAGATACCACCCCATGCTCCAGTCTGTATGATACCCGTTGGGTCTTCCATCATTTGGAAAAATGTGTGAGTGCCATGCACGCCAGAAGACCTGAATATCAAGGGGCTGTTCATCCGCAGCAAATTGAGCAATTGGCCTTACAATCAGCTTCTCTGTACCATCGGTATGTATTTCATTTATTTCGTAAGGTTATGCCCCGGCTCATTCAGCAGGAGGAATTTATCCGGCTTAGAAAAGAAGAACATTTTGAAATCCGGGTAGGCGAATATCTGGACATCAGCGAGACAGTTTATGTGCAGGAACCTCTACCAACGGAAAAAAAGACAGTCCGGCGTTGGATGGAGCAAAAAAAAGAACGGGACTATGTTTACCGTTCGATCTCATCCGCCGACTGTTCTCAAGGCTGTTACACTGGCATGGATTTCCGTTACACGCACTTTACAAAGGTGGACTTTAGTAGAAGCGATATGGGTGCAAGCCTATGGATGGGTATACGATTTGAGCAGTGTAACCTTGAAGCTGCGACTGTTCGAGGCAGCATCCTGTACGACGCTGTTTTTTCCCGTTGTAATCTACGGGGAGTTGACTTTTCGGAGACCCTTGGCAATCAACATACATGGGATGAACGGCTCTGCCAGTTTTATGGTATCGAAGGAGTGGATTTTTCGGGATCGGACTTGTCAAGAGCCTGTTTCCGGGATGCCGGGCTGGAGGGGGCTAATTTTATAGGCGCTCAATTGGATGGGACGGATTTCACCGGGGCTGCACTCAAGGGGGCCATGTTCTCGGCTAGCGCGGCGGAGTACGGAAATTGGAATGAGCAGCAACGCAAGGAAATTGAGTGGGTATCCGATGAACCCTCAACCAGTTAA
- a CDS encoding toxic anion resistance protein, with the protein MAFSMEVVNPEKIKSAIEEQVKPVPEEVAQLKELAVNNVSTILELDIDSLEKRKEILQSIDQFGMNTMRSSSEKNSLLQVSVGNLSRTGDEGGQVAKGLTELQLQLKDLDPSVVDFAKSGLLGKFFNPLRSYFAKYQKADAVISDIITSLDKGKAVLKNDNTTLEFEQQALRELTKKLQKEIQLGMLMDEEIESQIEAAKSRNESEDKIRFITEEVLFPLRQRVMDLQQMQVVNQQGIMAIEVVIRNNKELIRGVDRARNVTISALKISVTVASALYNQRIVLKKIELLNQTTNDLISGTSKMLKDQGAAIHKQSLETSISVDTLKQAFTDVLSALDSISTYKQEALPKMRETINQFRELADTGEQQIQRLEKGQKLGL; encoded by the coding sequence ATGGCATTTTCAATGGAAGTCGTCAATCCGGAGAAGATTAAGTCGGCTATTGAAGAGCAGGTTAAGCCTGTACCGGAGGAAGTAGCCCAGCTAAAGGAGCTAGCGGTAAACAATGTCTCCACGATCCTGGAGCTGGATATCGATTCATTGGAGAAGCGGAAAGAGATACTCCAGTCCATCGATCAATTCGGGATGAATACGATGCGGTCATCGTCGGAGAAAAATTCTCTTTTGCAGGTGTCTGTAGGGAACCTGTCCAGAACGGGCGATGAAGGCGGCCAAGTCGCCAAAGGGTTAACCGAGCTGCAGCTTCAGTTGAAGGATTTGGACCCGAGTGTAGTGGATTTTGCCAAGAGCGGTCTTCTCGGAAAGTTCTTTAACCCGCTGCGCAGCTACTTTGCCAAGTATCAGAAGGCGGACGCTGTCATTTCGGATATTATTACTTCTTTGGATAAAGGCAAGGCTGTATTAAAAAATGATAACACGACTTTGGAGTTTGAACAGCAGGCGCTGCGGGAGCTTACCAAAAAGCTGCAAAAGGAAATCCAGCTTGGCATGCTGATGGATGAAGAAATTGAGTCTCAGATTGAAGCGGCAAAATCACGCAATGAGTCGGAGGATAAAATCCGGTTCATTACCGAAGAGGTGCTCTTTCCGCTGCGTCAGCGCGTCATGGATTTACAGCAGATGCAGGTCGTTAATCAGCAGGGGATCATGGCGATCGAAGTCGTCATCCGAAACAACAAAGAGCTGATCCGCGGGGTGGACAGAGCCCGAAATGTGACGATTTCCGCCCTCAAAATCTCCGTCACCGTAGCCAGCGCGCTTTACAATCAACGGATTGTCTTGAAAAAGATTGAGCTGCTAAATCAAACCACCAACGATCTAATAAGCGGCACCTCCAAAATGCTGAAAGATCAAGGCGCGGCGATCCATAAGCAGTCTCTGGAAACGAGTATTTCGGTAGACACTTTAAAACAGGCTTTTACGGACGTGCTGTCCGCTCTGGATTCCATCAGCACTTACAAGCAGGAGGCCCTTCCCAAAATGCGTGAAACCATTAATCAGTTCAGAGAGCTGGCGGATACCGGAGAACAGCAAATACAGCGCCTGGAGAAGGGACAGAAGTTGGGTCTGTAG
- a CDS encoding helix-turn-helix transcriptional regulator, which produces MEVRKLKALGQFLRSRRERIQPAMVGISGKYGRRRTPGLRREEVAELAEVSTTWYTWLEQGREVRVSRDVIERIGRALLLSPEEHLHLQRLADYDRMTDPSASPINGIDTGLRQIVEQISYPAIIATFRTDVLVWNRMASIFLTDFDSLPKEACNMTRLVFTDSSLRQNITNWDEFARYGLAIFRSHYDQHPDDPVLEAFVKRLLADSESFAKLWKLHDVQDKKAIRFELNHPGAGPLTFTLNSFSHINGNSDIHLCVYTPVEGTLTEQRMLEFAGQSML; this is translated from the coding sequence ATGGAAGTACGGAAGCTTAAAGCGCTAGGCCAGTTTCTGAGATCGCGCCGGGAGCGGATACAGCCCGCCATGGTTGGTATCAGCGGGAAGTATGGCCGCAGAAGAACTCCGGGGCTTCGCCGGGAAGAGGTTGCCGAGTTAGCTGAAGTGAGCACGACCTGGTATACGTGGTTGGAGCAGGGGCGGGAAGTGCGTGTATCCAGAGATGTTATCGAAAGAATAGGAAGAGCTTTGCTGCTGTCGCCGGAAGAGCACCTGCACCTCCAACGGCTGGCGGATTATGATCGGATGACTGACCCCAGCGCGTCACCAATTAATGGAATAGACACGGGGCTGCGGCAGATTGTCGAACAGATTAGTTATCCTGCCATTATCGCCACATTCCGGACGGATGTACTGGTTTGGAACCGTATGGCCTCCATATTTTTAACGGATTTCGATTCTCTTCCCAAGGAAGCATGCAATATGACACGTCTTGTATTCACCGATTCTTCTTTGCGTCAGAACATAACCAACTGGGACGAGTTTGCCAGGTACGGCTTAGCGATCTTCCGCTCTCATTATGACCAGCATCCGGATGATCCTGTGCTCGAAGCTTTTGTGAAAAGATTATTGGCCGATAGTGAATCATTCGCCAAGTTATGGAAGCTGCATGATGTGCAGGATAAGAAGGCCATCCGATTTGAATTAAATCATCCCGGGGCAGGGCCGTTAACCTTTACATTGAATTCTTTCAGTCATATAAACGGCAATTCCGATATCCACCTCTGTGTCTACACCCCGGTAGAGGGTACATTGACTGAACAGCGTATGTTGGAGTTTGCCGGGCAATCCATGCTTTAA
- a CDS encoding vWA domain-containing protein → MARKGRAFVVLGVIAVAVFALVYFGINLTSNLGKSQTQVTTEDAAKQLDKLYKGISVTSAEPIKGQIDLDPASVGDSLPDISKFPISVANTTDSFAEIFSSTEKSGTGVDGWLNEVAADFNKSNIVVNGKPVSVKIRNIASGTAADYIKSGKYVPDAFTPSNELWGEMVKAQGIQTQLISKRLAGNVAGIVTTKKKYDELVGKYGSLNIKTVTDAIANNELAMGYTDPFASSTGLNFLVTALQTFDSTDLLGEKAVQGFERFQANVPFTASTTLQMRDAAKSGMLDAFVLEYQTYVNAPDLKSGYVFTPFGVRHDSPLYALGNLPQDKLDIIKKFAEFATQDKYQKLAADKGFNGLPDYHSELNAVDGTLLSSAQKLWKEKKNGNKPIAAVFVADVSGSMDGEPLNRLKESLLKGQKYLGRDNSIGLVSYSSEVSIQLPIGKYDTNQQSMFVGAVNSLQAGGGTATFDGIVVAMKMLQDELKVNPDVKPVIFVLSDGETNEGHSLDDIRGLIETYKIPVYTIGYNANIKALQSISGINEAASINADTDDVVYKIGNLLNVQM, encoded by the coding sequence ATGGCTAGAAAGGGTAGAGCTTTTGTGGTATTAGGAGTTATTGCAGTGGCCGTTTTTGCTCTTGTATATTTTGGGATCAACTTAACCTCCAATTTAGGTAAAAGTCAGACACAGGTTACCACAGAAGACGCAGCCAAGCAGTTGGATAAACTGTACAAAGGCATTTCTGTAACTTCCGCTGAACCCATAAAGGGTCAGATCGACCTTGATCCTGCGTCTGTCGGCGATTCATTGCCCGATATCTCCAAGTTCCCTATTTCCGTAGCCAACACAACGGACAGCTTCGCAGAGATTTTCTCTTCTACGGAGAAGTCAGGAACCGGTGTAGACGGGTGGTTGAATGAAGTAGCGGCAGATTTCAATAAGTCCAACATCGTCGTGAATGGGAAGCCCGTTTCTGTCAAAATCCGCAATATTGCCTCGGGAACAGCCGCAGATTACATAAAATCGGGCAAGTATGTTCCGGACGCCTTCACTCCTTCCAATGAGCTGTGGGGAGAAATGGTCAAAGCGCAAGGCATCCAGACTCAGCTTATATCGAAGCGGCTTGCCGGTAATGTGGCCGGTATTGTAACAACCAAGAAAAAGTATGATGAGCTGGTAGGTAAGTACGGCTCCTTAAACATCAAGACGGTTACAGACGCTATAGCAAATAACGAGCTGGCTATGGGGTATACCGATCCGTTCGCCAGTTCCACCGGCCTCAACTTTCTGGTGACCGCCCTTCAGACGTTTGACAGTACGGATTTGCTTGGGGAAAAAGCGGTTCAAGGTTTTGAGCGATTCCAAGCCAATGTCCCTTTTACCGCGTCCACAACTTTACAAATGCGTGATGCGGCCAAGTCGGGCATGCTTGACGCTTTTGTCCTGGAGTACCAAACGTATGTCAATGCGCCGGATCTGAAGAGCGGCTATGTGTTCACTCCTTTTGGGGTAAGGCATGACAGTCCGCTGTACGCCTTGGGCAATTTGCCGCAGGATAAGCTGGACATTATTAAGAAGTTTGCGGAGTTCGCTACGCAGGATAAGTATCAGAAATTAGCTGCGGACAAAGGATTCAATGGTCTTCCGGATTACCATTCGGAGCTTAACGCGGTTGACGGCACCCTCCTGTCCTCCGCCCAGAAGCTGTGGAAGGAGAAGAAGAACGGGAATAAGCCGATCGCGGCGGTATTTGTGGCCGATGTATCAGGGAGTATGGACGGCGAGCCTCTCAACCGGTTAAAAGAGTCATTGTTAAAAGGTCAAAAATACCTGGGCAGAGACAACAGCATTGGTTTAGTTTCTTACTCCAGTGAAGTTTCTATCCAGCTTCCGATTGGAAAGTACGACACGAATCAGCAATCGATGTTTGTCGGAGCAGTCAACAGCCTGCAGGCCGGCGGCGGCACAGCTACTTTTGACGGGATTGTGGTGGCCATGAAAATGCTTCAGGATGAGCTGAAGGTTAACCCTGATGTGAAACCTGTAATCTTCGTCTTAAGCGACGGGGAAACGAATGAAGGGCATTCGCTCGATGATATCAGAGGGTTAATTGAAACTTATAAAATTCCGGTATACACGATTGGCTATAATGCGAATATCAAAGCGCTGCAAAGCATTTCAGGTATCAATGAGGCGGCCAGCATCAACGCGGATACGGACGATGTGGTGTATAAGATCGGTAATTTGCTCAACGTTCAAATGTGA